The [Clostridium] scindens ATCC 35704 nucleotide sequence GACATATTGGTTCCCGTATCCCCGTCTGGTACGGGGAATACATTTAATTCATTGATAAATTCCTTCTGTGCTTCGATATTCTGCGCGCCTGCCAGAAACATCTTAGCAAGCATATCCACATTTATAGTTTTTGTAGCCACTTTTAATGCTCCTCCTTAACTAATCGATGACTCTGACGCCTTCAATGTAGATATTGATCTTATCTACCGGCATACCGGAAAATTCTTCTACCTTATATTTTACGTTACTAATCAGATTCTCAGTAACTGCCGAGATGCTTACGCCATATGCAACAATAATATGGAAGTTAATACTAATATGATTATCGTCGGATATTCCTACCTGGATTCCTCTTGTCAGGCTTTCTCTCTTTAACAGATGGACAAATCCATCCTTCATATTCACTGCAGCCATGCCTACGATGCCAAAGCATTCAACGGCTACGGTTCCTGCATATTTTGCAATCACTTCAGGATCAATCGTAATAATGCCAAGATCTGTACTCATACATCCCTTCATATCTAAAAACCTCCAATTCTTGTATCCTTATTTCCACAATATTAATACATAATAATAAGAGTATTATACTCTGTTTTCCTCTATATTACAACAAAAAAGCCCTTGTGAGGACAACAAAAAACCCAGATTCCATAGCGAAATCTGAGTTTTAATTTTCCTTACGCACGCTCAACTCTGCCTGATTTTAAACAAGAAGTACAAACATACATCTTCTTTGTGGCTCCGCCCTCTGTTTTCACGCGAACTGATTTTACATTTGATTTCCACATCTTTGGTGATTTTCTATGAGAGTGGCTTACGTTGTTTCCAAAGTGAGCACCCTTTTCGCAAATAGCACATTTAGCCATGACTGCACCTCCTAACGCTCATAATAAGTTCTTTTCCGAACTCGCAACAATAGTTATTTTACCAGAAGAGCAATCAAATTGCAAGTACTATTTCTCATTTTCTTATACTAGCAGCAAAACAAGTTATATCCAGCCAGTATGCATAAAGCGATGCACAGCACTTCCACGAACATGTTTGGCAGTATCATCGCCAGAATGATGCCAACCGCCACCCAGAACAGGGCAAATCCGACTACCCGCTTCATAATTATTGCCACCCCTGCCCTTGTTTTGTAATATTATATGTGCATAGGGGGAAATACATGACTATTCTTTGGAAGAATCAGCCTCATCAAGGATATTTTTTACGTCATCTTCCGTCATCTTGCCTTCCTTTGAAGAACTGAACTTTTCTACCACATCCGGTATCATATCAAGGATCTTGGTCATCGTATCCTGATTCTTGATGTTCACAAGCCTGGTATGCCCATTCTGAATTACAAGCACGGCGCTTGGCGTCATCTTGCCTCCGATACCTCCGGCTCCTTTTTCCTTTTTGTCTCCGTTAAACGCGCCAGCCCCTACTGCGAATGAGACGTCCACCAGAGGGAGAATGATCGTATCTCCTATATGGATTGCATCTCCTACCACCGTCTTGGATGAGACAACTCCGTCCATCCCATGAAACAGGGCTTCCACCGTTCCTTTAAAATTGTTATTCTCTGCCATATTTTTGCTCCTCCTACCCGCTTATAATTCAAATTCTTTCACATGACGGTATGTCATACGCACTTCTTTGCACCATGCCAGGTTCCACATAAGCCTGACAAAATGGATGATGCGGATCCTGCCCTTGATGTACAGGCTGCCCTCCAGGACCTTGTGCTCAAAATCCGGGATAATGCTTACATGCTCGCCCCAGAATGGATACAGCATGCTAAGCCCCGCCAGTACCTGCCCGGTCGTGCAGGGATCCTCAAATCCATAATGGAGATCTGCCGCAAGCTTCTTAGGCTTCAGGCGGCGAAGCAGCTTGAATGCCTCGTCCTTAGCCTTAAAGAATGCCTTCTTGTGGACTTCGTCAGTAATAAACTCTGCCAGTCTTTCCTTTTTCTCCAGCAATAATTTTATTCTATCACAGAACGCAAGGAATGTACATTTTATCTTCCGATACAGAGCCTTTGCCTTTTCCCACAGGCCTTTTGCCTTCCGTCCTATGCCCTTTTTGCCTTTCGTATCTTTGCTGTCGCGTTCCCTATCTTCCGGGACAGCGACGGCTTCTGCCTTTTCCATATCTTCTTCAGTTTTTTGAAACTGCGTTTCAGTTCTTTCAGGTAATCCGGGTTCTTCCTCATCTTCCTTCGGATGGCCTTTACGCTCCTTCGGAGGCTCTTCCACCTCTTCTTCCAGCGCTTCCCACTCTTTTTCCAGTTCTTCTTCATATCCTCCCACCTCTTTTTCTACTGTCTTCTTATCATCCTGTCCGCTCTTCATCGTCTTCCACGCTGTCCGGACGCTCCATGACAGTTCCTGGCCTTCATACCCGGCTATTGCCTTAAAAAGGCGCGCAAGCCATGTCACTTTCACCCTGGCCTTTACTCCCTTAAGCGTGCCGTCAAACTCCGCCCCTGCCTCGTACCGGATTGGCACAAAAAGA carries:
- the rpmB gene encoding 50S ribosomal protein L28; the encoded protein is MAKCAICEKGAHFGNNVSHSHRKSPKMWKSNVKSVRVKTEGGATKKMYVCTSCLKSGRVERA
- a CDS encoding GerW family sporulation protein, which gives rise to MAENNNFKGTVEALFHGMDGVVSSKTVVGDAIHIGDTIILPLVDVSFAVGAGAFNGDKKEKGAGGIGGKMTPSAVLVIQNGHTRLVNIKNQDTMTKILDMIPDVVEKFSSSKEGKMTEDDVKNILDEADSSKE
- a CDS encoding Asp23/Gls24 family envelope stress response protein is translated as MKGCMSTDLGIITIDPEVIAKYAGTVAVECFGIVGMAAVNMKDGFVHLLKRESLTRGIQVGISDDNHISINFHIIVAYGVSISAVTENLISNVKYKVEEFSGMPVDKINIYIEGVRVID
- a CDS encoding DUF2953 domain-containing protein, translating into MLHILLLILKIIGIIIAAILGILVLLVCVILFVPIRYEAGAEFDGTLKGVKARVKVTWLARLFKAIAGYEGQELSWSVRTAWKTMKSGQDDKKTVEKEVGGYEEELEKEWEALEEEVEEPPKERKGHPKEDEEEPGLPERTETQFQKTEEDMEKAEAVAVPEDRERDSKDTKGKKGIGRKAKGLWEKAKALYRKIKCTFLAFCDRIKLLLEKKERLAEFITDEVHKKAFFKAKDEAFKLLRRLKPKKLAADLHYGFEDPCTTGQVLAGLSMLYPFWGEHVSIIPDFEHKVLEGSLYIKGRIRIIHFVRLMWNLAWCKEVRMTYRHVKEFEL